In Carassius auratus strain Wakin unplaced genomic scaffold, ASM336829v1 scaf_tig00214278, whole genome shotgun sequence, one DNA window encodes the following:
- the fabp7a gene encoding fatty acid binding protein 7, brain, a: MVDAFCATWKLVDSQNFDEYMKSLGVGFATRQVGNVTKPTIVISHEDDKVVIKTLSTFKNTEISFKLGEEFDETTADDRHVKSTVTLEGDNLVQVQKWDGKETKFVREIKDGKMIMTLTFEGVQAVRTYEKA; encoded by the exons ATGGTTGATGCATTTTGTGCAACTTGGAAACTGGTCGACAGCCAGAACTTTGATGAATACATGAAATCACTGG GTGTTGGTTTTGCCACCAGGCAAGTAGGCAATGTTACCAAACCCACAATTGTCATCAGTCACGAGGATGACAAAGTTGTGATAAAGACGCTGAGCACCTTCAAAAACACTGAGATTTCTTTCAAACTAGGAGAGGAGTTTGACGAAACCACAGCAGATGACAGACATGtaaag TCCACTGTAACCTTGGAAGGAGACAATCTTGTCCAAGTGCAGAAGTGGGACGGCAAGGAGACTAAGTTTGTTAGAGAAATCAAGGATGGTAAAATGATTATG ACCTTGACCTTTGAGGGTGTGCAAGCTGTCCGCACATATGAAAAGGCATAA